From a single Hypomesus transpacificus isolate Combined female chromosome 14, fHypTra1, whole genome shotgun sequence genomic region:
- the lsp1a gene encoding non-muscle caldesmon, giving the protein MSGAILRRNSSKQGLQNLLRVTTQRSVEDAEEVERERRRRARESFRRGSSPPGGVSQDNGTPAEDGMYDGELKTSSSLEEDEGFSDWTQRLERRRQQRMEELGQELGQGLGQGLGQGLGQELGQGLGQGLGQEAASRAAETPENTLSITDMTAMRLQRKPKDKEEVKTMTWKEGEKRRKGNEEDKEDRVRGGVKERQQEEVRVEQMRVLKENQRPEVEVKERRQEVKVSHTSKVFVNQEAKHNTNGNAPREEVTSHLVKTKRTSSTSIRHAAPAAELAEAEERAMILETEQRLEKFRRCHQEKENQELELLRLRQTEAEQELEELKRKREERREAREGEERRRGAEEQQRQAKEEAERRRMKEDIERRRMQAAAKMKTLSASVEDGEEMFSPLSPTHKITERTESLNRSLKKSNSFKKTLPPILLSKMDDRLEQYTQAIESSQEAKAAKQALVDIPSTPEAVASKKNLFEAGEAWSQSPAKGTSCKDAEGLKVGVADLITQWVKGNPDDSGKQSPSRPSDVRPGDVMQKKNMWEIIGDSSPERPGAKGTPSGKRYKFVVTGHGKYEKIPVDENGDEYTNANGKSDLCQGDY; this is encoded by the exons AGTGACGACCCAGAGGAGCgtggaggacgctgaggaggtTGAGAGGGAGCGCAGGCGGAGGGCACGGGAATCCTTCCGCAGAGGAAGCAGCCCCCCCGGAGGCGTCTCCCAGGACAACGGCACCCCGGCTGAGGACGGCAT GTACGACGGCGAGCTGAAGACAAGCAGCtctctggaggaggatgagggcttCAGCGACTGGACCCAGCGCCTGGAGAGACGCCGGCAGCAGCGCATGGAGGAGCTGGGGCAggagctggggcaggggctggggcaggggctggggcaggggctggggcaagagctggggcaggggctggggcaggggctggggcaggaggcGGCAAGCAGAGCAGCTGAAACGCCCGAAAACACCCTCTCCATCACGGACATGACCGCAATGCGTCTGCAAAGAAAACCCAAGGACAAAGAggaggtgaagacaatgacatggaaggagggtgagaagaggaggaagggaaatgAGGAGGATAAAGAGGACAGGGTCCgagggggagtgaaggagagacagcaggaggaggtgcgAGTGGAGCAGATGAGAGTCCTGAAGGAGAACCAGAGACCGGAGGTTGAG gtgaaggagagaagacAAGAAGTGAAGGTGTCACACACATCAAAAGTGTTTGTGAATCAGGAAGCCAAGCACAACACCAATGGCAATGCACCCAGAGAGGAAGTGACATCTCACCTGGTAAAAACCAAAAGGACTTCCAG TACCTCCATCCGCCACGCAGCCCCAGCAGCAGAGCTGGCGGAGGCTGAAGAAAGGGCGATGATTCTGGAGACAGAGCAGAGGCTGGAGAAGTTCAGACGCTGCCACCAGGAGAAGGAGAACCAGGAGCTGGAGCTGCTCCGtctgaggcagacagaggcagagcaggagctggaggagctgaagaggaagagggaggagaggcgggaggccagggagggagaggagcgcaggaggggggcggaggagcaGCAACGCCAGGCCAAGGAAGAG GCGGAgcggaggaggatgaaggaggacATTGAGCGGAGGAGGATGCAGGCGGCAGCAAAGATGAAGACGCTTAGTGCCTCTGTGGAGGATGGAGAAGAGATGTTCAGCCCTCTCAGCCCCACACACAAG ATCACAGAGAGAACGGAATCCTTGAACCGATCCCTCAAGAAAAG TAACAGCTTCAAGAAGACACTGCCTCCTATTCTCCTTTCCAAGATGGATGACAGACTGGAGCAGTACACCCAGGCCATTGAG AGTTCCCAGGAGGCTAAAGCAGCGAAGCAGGCCTTGGTAGACATCCCCAGCACCCCTGAGGCTGTCGCTTCCAAGAAGAACCTGTTTGAGGCTGGAGAAGCCTGGAGCCAGAGCCCAGCCAAGGGAACTTCCTGCAAG gatgctGAGGGTCTGAAGGTGGGCGTGGCTGACCTCATTACCCAATGGGTGAAGGGGAACCCTGATGACAGCGGCAAGCAGTCTCCCTCCAGACCCTCG GATGTCAGACCTGGTGATGTGATGCAGAAGAAGAACATGTGGGAGATCATTGGAGATTCATCCCCTGAAAGGCCTGGGGCCAAG GGTACACCCTCTGGTAAGAGGTACAAATTTGTTGTGACGGGTCATGGAAAATATGAGAAGATTCCTGTCGATGAGAACGGTGATGAATATACCAATGCTAATGGAAAATCAG ACCTGTGTCAAGGTGACTATTGA
- the prr33 gene encoding proline-rich extensin-like protein EPR1 isoform X1: MAVSYSSVTQPALLAQQYPPALLPKPGKDNARLQKLLKKSAKKKAAPQTIQTPAPFRSSLSPVNEASADLEHSDHSTPPKTPETPSYASQPPRFSVRPLYQHVSSPYPQQRGISYGRRALFSPQPFSPPANVHPPYFYSPPPPHAGLPVVPGSVTQAVTTLTPGPTSSVSKITMPTVEMRIPAPIPVVETVSHTIIRPTTVISPLMKPRSPRPTFKASLSRSPKPMFEVPQIQMYTANTYEVIKTPLHDSTGLSAIGGTTTQRRTPTSELRRGLTPTSEVKRVLTNTSEIKRSVTPTLDVKRGLTPTSQVKRTVTPTLEVKRGLTPTSEVKRALTPTSEVKRALTPTSEIKRALTPTSEVKRALTPTSEIKRALTPTSEIKRALTPTSEIKRALTPTSEVKRALTPTSEIKRSLTPTSDVKRGLTPTSEILRPKTPTYDSSLSRTSSGRPKTPSYHVTRSKTPVFEISRPNPLLFAVSPITTETQRSKSPSPVSPTSPATETEQSNELVNAKNAATPNGVISLHENVSKPDAPRPETIEVVKSTRPKTPTAPLGHQRPKTPTAPLGHQRPKTPTAPLGHQRPKTPTNVSPKPTTTSYGYQRPRTPSYESHVTPTYGYQRPKTPLYEGPKPPTPATQTPKTLTYEPARPPIQSLRNQRPKTLIYGTSPQVSPSAFQRPKTPTHVAHQPKSTYYGLTPAEYVAHGGIQSYTPSFGLSRSKTPTQEESKNTAHASEESNTAQQETVGKTQPLVEETHKEDKTILKQEVTPTPAIMVPTIVVSQASDATTVSSHEPQIAETPRVQPVLQETPKVSAPETKIGIKTPAKKTEQSPVPDAPKPKTPITGVKPPILPPANINSDSNKAPLAKDAKQTAEKVHGTVTKISQQSVDTKEPPKIKAPIKQIDSTKMVETVSTTSTPIEKDSATPKAVTESPMPIKQMDTNQDKVKPVPTLVPSTPPSSASETKDTGNDLPAAEPLLKVIKKPKGMKSKLSGWSRLKKHMVVEVEEPKFPETECQSEAKKEDGPKISETKDEDKTAVKASEKSGSNDGDESEPPKPKTIQMWDAVLFQMFSTKENIMQQIEASKSGDEKEDLKDVAKEVPAFAHRLPVLLFSPRFDAKRLREAASRPLTKISTVFEMALIGRKNKEEEPKDFNRTARGFAAP; encoded by the coding sequence ATGGCTGTCAGTTACAGCAGCGTTACCCAGCCAGCCCTGCTTGCCCAGCAgtaccctccagccctgctgcccAAGCCTGGCAAAGATAACGCCCGGCTTCAGAAACTACTCAAGAAATCCGCCAAGAAAAAGGCAGCACCTCAGACCATACAGACACCAGCTCCTTTCCGCTCAAGTCTGTCTCCTGTGAACGAAGCGAGTGCCGACCTAGAGCACAGCGACCACTCCACTCCTCCCAAAACCCCAGAGACCCCTTCATATGCCTCGCAGCCGCCCAGGTTCAGCGTCAGACCACTCTATCAGCATGTGTCGTCTCCCTATCCTCAGCAACGGGGAATTTCATACGGCAGAAGAGCCTTGTTCTCCCCAcagcccttctctcctccagccaaCGTGCACCCTCCGTACTTCTACAGCCCTCCGCCCCCGCACGCTGGGCTCCCGGTGGTGCCAGGGTCAGTCACTCAGGCAGTGACAACACTGACACCTGGGCCAACTTCCTCTGTGTCTAAAATAACAATGCCAACTGTTGAAATGAGAATACCAGCTCCCATTCCAGTTGTTGAGACAGTTTCACACACGATCATAAGACCTACTACTGTGATAAGCCCGCTGATGAAGCCTAGGAGTCCACGTCCGACATTTAAAGCGTCGCTTTCTAGATCACCCAAACCCATGTTTGAGGTTCCTCAGATTCAGATGTATACTGCAAATACATATGAGGTCATAAAAACTCCTCTGCATGATTCTACTGGATTATCTGCAATTGGAGGCACAACAACACAAAGAAGAACTCCTACATCAGAATTAAGAAGAGGTCTGACACCTACATCAGAAGTCAAAAGAGTTTTAACTAACACATCAGAAATCAAAAGAAGTGTTACACCAACATTAGATGTGAAGAGAGGTCTAACTCCTACGTCTCAAGTCAAAAGAACTGTGACACCAACattggaggtgaagagaggttTGACTCCTACATCAGAAGTCAAAAGAGCTTTAACTCCTACATCAGAAGTCAAAAGAGCTTTAACTCCTACATCAGAAATAAAAAGAGCTTTAACTCCTACATCAGAAGTCAAAAGAGCTTTAACTCCTACATCAGAAATAAAAAGAGCTTTAACTCCTACATCAGAAATAAAAAGAGCTTTAACTCCTACATCAGAAATAAAAAGAGCTTTAACTCCTACATCAGAAGTCAAAAGAGCTTTAACTCCTACATCAGAAATAAAACGAAGTTTGACACCAACATCGGATGTGAAGAGAGGTCTAACTCCAACATCAGAAATCTTAAGGCCTAAGACTCCAACTTATGATTCTTCATTATCAAGAACGTCTTCTGGCCGTCCAAAGACTCCATCCTATCATGTCACTCGTTCCAAAACACCTGTTTTTGAAATATCACGACCCAATCCACTTCTATTTGCTGTCTCACCAATTactacagagacacagagatcaaAATCACCTTCCCCGGTCTCTCCAACATCTCCAGCAACAGAGACCGAACAATCAAATGAGCTAGTGAATGCTAAAAATGCAGCTACACCAAATGGAGTGATTAGTTTACATGAAAATGTTTCTAAACCAGATGCTCCCAGACCAGAGACTATAGAAGTAGTCAAGTCCACAAGACCAAAGACCCCCACAGCTCCACTTGGCCATCAGAGACCCAAGACCCCCACGGCTCCACTGGGCCATCAGAGACCCAAGACCCCCACAGCTCCACTGGGCCATCAGAGACCCAAGACTCCGACAAATGTTTCACCAAAACCAACAACAACCTCATATGGGTATCAAAGACCTAGGACCCCTTCATATGAGTCTCATGTGACACCAACCTATGGATATCAGAGGCCTAAAACTCCCTTGTATGAAGGGCCAAAACCTCCCACTCCTGCAACTCAGACGCCCAAAACCCTCACCTATGAGCCTGCCAGGCCTCCAATTCAGTCACTCAGAAATCAGAGACCAAAGACTCTTATTTATGGAACGTCACCGCAAGTCTCACCTTCAGCATTTCAAAGGCCCAAAACACCAACCCACGTAGCCCACCAACCAAAGTCAACATATTATGGATTGACTCCTGCTGAATATGTTGCACATGGAGGAATCCAAAGTTACACACCCTCATTTGGGTTGTCTCGGTCTAAGACACCAACACAGGAAGAATCTAAAAACACAGCACATGCATCGGAAGAATCGAACACAGCTCAGCAGGAGACAGTCGGGAAAACACAACCTCTGGTTGAAGAAACCCACAAAGAGGACAAAACCAttttgaaacaggaagtgacacccACTCCAGCTATAATGGTTCCAACTATAGTTGTTTCCCAAGCTTCAGATGCCACAACTGTTTCTTCACATGAACCTCAGATTGCAGAGACACCAAGAGTCCAACCTGTTTTACAGGAGACACCAAAGGTTAGTGCTCCAGAAACTAAAATAGGGATTAAAACACCAGCAAAGAAGACAGAGCAAAGCCCAGTACCTGATGCCCCAAAGCCAAAGACACCTATCACTGGCGTCAAACCACCCATACTTCCTCCTGCAAACATCAACTCTGACAGCAACAAAGCACCTCTTGCCAAAGATGCAAAGCAAACCGCAGAAAAAGTACATGGTACTGTCACAAAAATCAGTCAACAATCAGTAGACACTAAAGAGCCACCCAAGATCAAAGCACCCATCAAACAAATTGACAGCACAAAAATGGTAGAAACCGTGTCAACCACTTCAACTCCCATTGAGAAAGACTCAGCTACTCCAAAGGCTGTTACTGAGAGTCCGATGCCGATCAAACAGATGGACACAAATCAGGACAAGGTCAAACCTGTTCCCACCCTTGttccctccacacctccttcaTCAGCCTCAGAGACGAAAGACACCGGCAATGATTTGCCAGCAGCAGAACCTCTTCTTAAAGTTATTAAAAAACCAAAGGGCATGAAATCGAAACTCAGTGGTTGGTCGCGCCTCAAGAAGCatatggtggtggaggtggaggagccaAAGTTTCCAGAGACAGAGTGTCAAAGTGAAGCCAAGAAGGAAGATGGACCCAAGATAAGTGAAACTAAAGATGAGGATAAGACGGCCGTGAAGGCGAGTGAGAAGTCGGGGAGCAACGATGGAGACGAGAGCGAACCACCGAAGCCCAAAACCATTCAGATGTGGGATGCTGTCCTGTTCCAAATGTTCTCCACCAAAGAGAACATCATGCAGCAGATCGAAGCTAGCAAAAGTGGGGATGAGAAAGAGGATTTAAAGGATGTAGCTAAAGAAGTCCCAGCATTTGCCCATCGTCTTCCCGTGCTCCTGTTCAGCCCGAGGTTTGACGCCAAGCGGCTGAGGGAGGCAGCATCCAGGCCACTGACGAAAATTTCAACCGTGTTTGAGATGGCTTTGATAGGTCGCAAAAACAAAGAAGAGGAACCAAAAGACTTTAACAGAACAGCAAGAGGGTTCGCTGCTCCTTAA
- the prr33 gene encoding mucin-2 isoform X2 has protein sequence MAVSYSSVTQPALLAQQYPPALLPKPGKDNARLQKLLKKSAKKKAAPQTIQTPAPFRSSLSPVNEASADLEHSDHSTPPKTPETPSYASQPPRFSVRPLYQHVSSPYPQQRGISYGRRALFSPQPFSPPANVHPPYFYSPPPPHAGLPVVPGSVTQAVTTLTPGPTSSVSKITMPTVEMRIPAPIPVVETVSHTIIRPTTVISPLMKPRSPRPTFKASLSRSPKPMFEVPQIQMYTANTYEVIKTPLHDSTGLSAIGGTTTQRRTPTSELRRGLTPTSEVKRVLTNTSEIKRSVTPTLDVKRGLTPTSQVKRTVTPTLEVKRGLTPTSEVKRALTPTSEVKRALTPTSEIKRALTPTSEVKRALTPTSEIKRSLTPTSDVKRGLTPTSEILRPKTPTYDSSLSRTSSGRPKTPSYHVTRSKTPVFEISRPNPLLFAVSPITTETQRSKSPSPVSPTSPATETEQSNELVNAKNAATPNGVISLHENVSKPDAPRPETIEVVKSTRPKTPTAPLGHQRPKTPTAPLGHQRPKTPTAPLGHQRPKTPTNVSPKPTTTSYGYQRPRTPSYESHVTPTYGYQRPKTPLYEGPKPPTPATQTPKTLTYEPARPPIQSLRNQRPKTLIYGTSPQVSPSAFQRPKTPTHVAHQPKSTYYGLTPAEYVAHGGIQSYTPSFGLSRSKTPTQEESKNTAHASEESNTAQQETVGKTQPLVEETHKEDKTILKQEVTPTPAIMVPTIVVSQASDATTVSSHEPQIAETPRVQPVLQETPKVSAPETKIGIKTPAKKTEQSPVPDAPKPKTPITGVKPPILPPANINSDSNKAPLAKDAKQTAEKVHGTVTKISQQSVDTKEPPKIKAPIKQIDSTKMVETVSTTSTPIEKDSATPKAVTESPMPIKQMDTNQDKVKPVPTLVPSTPPSSASETKDTGNDLPAAEPLLKVIKKPKGMKSKLSGWSRLKKHMVVEVEEPKFPETECQSEAKKEDGPKISETKDEDKTAVKASEKSGSNDGDESEPPKPKTIQMWDAVLFQMFSTKENIMQQIEASKSGDEKEDLKDVAKEVPAFAHRLPVLLFSPRFDAKRLREAASRPLTKISTVFEMALIGRKNKEEEPKDFNRTARGFAAP, from the exons ATGGCTGTCAGTTACAGCAGCGTTACCCAGCCAGCCCTGCTTGCCCAGCAgtaccctccagccctgctgcccAAGCCTGGCAAAGATAACGCCCGGCTTCAGAAACTACTCAAGAAATCCGCCAAGAAAAAGGCAGCACCTCAGACCATACAGACACCAGCTCCTTTCCGCTCAAGTCTGTCTCCTGTGAACGAAGCGAGTGCCGACCTAGAGCACAGCGACCACTCCACTCCTCCCAAAACCCCAGAGACCCCTTCATATGCCTCGCAGCCGCCCAGGTTCAGCGTCAGACCACTCTATCAGCATGTGTCGTCTCCCTATCCTCAGCAACGGGGAATTTCATACGGCAGAAGAGCCTTGTTCTCCCCAcagcccttctctcctccagccaaCGTGCACCCTCCGTACTTCTACAGCCCTCCGCCCCCGCACGCTGGGCTCCCGGTGGTGCCAGGGTCAGTCACTCAGGCAGTGACAACACTGACACCTGGGCCAACTTCCTCTGTGTCTAAAATAACAATGCCAACTGTTGAAATGAGAATACCAGCTCCCATTCCAGTTGTTGAGACAGTTTCACACACGATCATAAGACCTACTACTGTGATAAGCCCGCTGATGAAGCCTAGGAGTCCACGTCCGACATTTAAAGCGTCGCTTTCTAGATCACCCAAACCCATGTTTGAGGTTCCTCAGATTCAGATGTATACTGCAAATACATATGAGGTCATAAAAACTCCTCTGCATGATTCTACTGGATTATCTGCAATTGGAGGCACAACAACACAAAGAAGAACTCCTACATCAGAATTAAGAAGAGGTCTGACACCTACATCAGAAGTCAAAAGAGTTTTAACTAACACATCAGAAATCAAAAGAAGTGTTACACCAACATTAGATGTGAAGAGAGGTCTAACTCCTACGTCTCAAGTCAAAAGAACTGTGACACCAACattggaggtgaagagaggttTGACTCCTACATCAGAAGTCAAAAGAGCTTTAACTCCTACATCAGAAGTCAAAAGAGCTTTAACTCCTACATCAGAAATAAAAAGAGCTTTAACTCCTACATCAGAAGTCAAAAGAGCTTTAACTCCTAC ATCAGAAATAAAACGAAGTTTGACACCAACATCGGATGTGAAGAGAGGTCTAACTCCAACATCAGAAATCTTAAGGCCTAAGACTCCAACTTATGATTCTTCATTATCAAGAACGTCTTCTGGCCGTCCAAAGACTCCATCCTATCATGTCACTCGTTCCAAAACACCTGTTTTTGAAATATCACGACCCAATCCACTTCTATTTGCTGTCTCACCAATTactacagagacacagagatcaaAATCACCTTCCCCGGTCTCTCCAACATCTCCAGCAACAGAGACCGAACAATCAAATGAGCTAGTGAATGCTAAAAATGCAGCTACACCAAATGGAGTGATTAGTTTACATGAAAATGTTTCTAAACCAGATGCTCCCAGACCAGAGACTATAGAAGTAGTCAAGTCCACAAGACCAAAGACCCCCACAGCTCCACTTGGCCATCAGAGACCCAAGACCCCCACGGCTCCACTGGGCCATCAGAGACCCAAGACCCCCACAGCTCCACTGGGCCATCAGAGACCCAAGACTCCGACAAATGTTTCACCAAAACCAACAACAACCTCATATGGGTATCAAAGACCTAGGACCCCTTCATATGAGTCTCATGTGACACCAACCTATGGATATCAGAGGCCTAAAACTCCCTTGTATGAAGGGCCAAAACCTCCCACTCCTGCAACTCAGACGCCCAAAACCCTCACCTATGAGCCTGCCAGGCCTCCAATTCAGTCACTCAGAAATCAGAGACCAAAGACTCTTATTTATGGAACGTCACCGCAAGTCTCACCTTCAGCATTTCAAAGGCCCAAAACACCAACCCACGTAGCCCACCAACCAAAGTCAACATATTATGGATTGACTCCTGCTGAATATGTTGCACATGGAGGAATCCAAAGTTACACACCCTCATTTGGGTTGTCTCGGTCTAAGACACCAACACAGGAAGAATCTAAAAACACAGCACATGCATCGGAAGAATCGAACACAGCTCAGCAGGAGACAGTCGGGAAAACACAACCTCTGGTTGAAGAAACCCACAAAGAGGACAAAACCAttttgaaacaggaagtgacacccACTCCAGCTATAATGGTTCCAACTATAGTTGTTTCCCAAGCTTCAGATGCCACAACTGTTTCTTCACATGAACCTCAGATTGCAGAGACACCAAGAGTCCAACCTGTTTTACAGGAGACACCAAAGGTTAGTGCTCCAGAAACTAAAATAGGGATTAAAACACCAGCAAAGAAGACAGAGCAAAGCCCAGTACCTGATGCCCCAAAGCCAAAGACACCTATCACTGGCGTCAAACCACCCATACTTCCTCCTGCAAACATCAACTCTGACAGCAACAAAGCACCTCTTGCCAAAGATGCAAAGCAAACCGCAGAAAAAGTACATGGTACTGTCACAAAAATCAGTCAACAATCAGTAGACACTAAAGAGCCACCCAAGATCAAAGCACCCATCAAACAAATTGACAGCACAAAAATGGTAGAAACCGTGTCAACCACTTCAACTCCCATTGAGAAAGACTCAGCTACTCCAAAGGCTGTTACTGAGAGTCCGATGCCGATCAAACAGATGGACACAAATCAGGACAAGGTCAAACCTGTTCCCACCCTTGttccctccacacctccttcaTCAGCCTCAGAGACGAAAGACACCGGCAATGATTTGCCAGCAGCAGAACCTCTTCTTAAAGTTATTAAAAAACCAAAGGGCATGAAATCGAAACTCAGTGGTTGGTCGCGCCTCAAGAAGCatatggtggtggaggtggaggagccaAAGTTTCCAGAGACAGAGTGTCAAAGTGAAGCCAAGAAGGAAGATGGACCCAAGATAAGTGAAACTAAAGATGAGGATAAGACGGCCGTGAAGGCGAGTGAGAAGTCGGGGAGCAACGATGGAGACGAGAGCGAACCACCGAAGCCCAAAACCATTCAGATGTGGGATGCTGTCCTGTTCCAAATGTTCTCCACCAAAGAGAACATCATGCAGCAGATCGAAGCTAGCAAAAGTGGGGATGAGAAAGAGGATTTAAAGGATGTAGCTAAAGAAGTCCCAGCATTTGCCCATCGTCTTCCCGTGCTCCTGTTCAGCCCGAGGTTTGACGCCAAGCGGCTGAGGGAGGCAGCATCCAGGCCACTGACGAAAATTTCAACCGTGTTTGAGATGGCTTTGATAGGTCGCAAAAACAAAGAAGAGGAACCAAAAGACTTTAACAGAACAGCAAGAGGGTTCGCTGCTCCTTAA